From the Longimicrobium sp. genome, the window CATCGTGGGCGTTCCCGGCGACACGCTGGAGATGCGCGACAAGGTGCTGCTGCGCAACGGGCGCGCGCAGAGCGAGCCCTTCGCGCGCCACACCGACCCGCTCACCGACCCGCAGAGCGAGGAGATGCTCTGGCAGTACCGCTACCTGGTGAACCCGCCGGCGCACTGGAGCGACTACCACCCCACGCGCGACACCTGGGGCCCCATCGTGGTGCCCGCCGGCAAGTACTTCGCACTGGGCGACAACCGCGACAACTCCGAGGACTCGCGCTTCTGGGGCTTCGTGGACGCCGAGGCCATCAAGGGCCGGCCGATGTTCGTGTACTACTCGTTCCAGCACGACATCACCCGCAACTTCGACTGGCTCACCGGGGTGCGCTGGGGCCGCATCGGTGAGCTGGTGCACTGAGCCATCGCCCGCATCGTCCGTCCCCTTTCACCCGGCCTCCGCCCCGCGCGGCAGGCCGGGTGAATCGCTTCCGGGCACCGCTCCGCGCGGGTGGACGGAACACCCGGGGAAACACGCCGGCGGGAGGATGGGAGCCAAATCTTTCAATGACAGGCGGATAGCGAGTATCCGTCCACACGCCCGGCCGCTTCGGCGCGGTCCGGATAAAACATCCGGAGGGGGGTTGACACCCCGTGGGCGCCCTGTCATACTCCAGCCGTGGCCCCCGTCGAAGGACCCGTTTCCCTCCTCTTCCTTCGAACCCGCGCGGTCGTCCGATCCGAGCCGCTTCCGCGCCCAGGCCGCACCCCAAGGCACGTCCCGCACCGATATCCGGACCCAGCCGCGCCACGCGGTTTCCCGCATTCCGCTGAACCGGAGCCCGCCCATGTCGTTCAGCCCCGCCAAGAAGATCGCAGCCGAATCCGAGTCGCTGGACCAGTACCTCCGCGAGATCAGCGCGTACCCGCTCATCGACCGCGACGAGGAGGCGCGCCTGGCGCGCCGCATCCGCGAGAGCGACGGCGAGGCGCTGGAGGCGCTGGTGCGCTCCAACCTGCGGTTCGTGGTGGCGGTGGCCAAGAAGTACCAGAACCAGGGCGTGTCGCTGGCCGACCTCATCAACGAGGGGAACATCGGCCTGATCCGCGCGGCGCGGAAGTTCGACGAGACCAAGGGGATCAAGTTCATCTCCTACGCCGTGTGGTGGATCCGCCAGGCCATCCTGCAGGCGCTGGCCGAGCAGAGCCGCATCGTGCGCGTTCCCCTTTCCCGCGCGGGGGCGGTGCACCGCATCGGCCGCCGGTCGAGCGCCATGACGCAGGAGCTGGGGCGCGAGCCCACGCTGCAGGAGATCGCGGTGGAGCTCGAGGTGCCCGAGGACGAGATCAGCCACGCGCTGGCCATGAGCCAGGTGTACCTCTCGCTCGACGCGCCGCTGGTCCCCGGCGAAGACGGGCAGCTGCTGGACTACCTTTCCGACCAGTTCTCTCCCGGCCCCGACGACGACGTCTACGAGCACGCGCTGAAGCGCACCATCGAGGACGCGCTGGGCACGCTCAGCGAGCGCGAGGCCAAGGTGCTGCGCCTGTACTTCGGGCTGGGCGACACCGAGCCCATGACGCTGGAGCAGATCGGCGAGAGCTTCGGCATCACCCGCGAGCGCGTGCGGCAGATCAAGGAAAAGGCGCTCCTGCGCCTGCGCCACCAGTCGCGCGCCCGCTTCCTGGAGACCTTCCTCACCTGACGGCGATCGTCCCGTACTGCCGTACTGTCCGTACTTTCGTACTTTGCCCCTACCGCGGTTCCGGCGATGCTGGAACCGCGGTTTTTGGGCGTGTCTGGCGCCGAGGCGCCAGACCGGGCTGCGCGCGCCGTAGGCAACGATACAACTGTTGCCAACGGCGCCGGGCCCCCGGCGGATTCGTCGCGCCCGCACCTTCGTCTCTCAGTACGAATAGCGTCGCGGCCGCCCCGCCGGGTTCCCGGCCCTCCGGGCGCGCATCCCTCACGCAACCGAAGTGCGGAAGTGCGTGAGTGCGGAAGTGCGCCTGCTTTCGTGCGGGTGCCGCGCTCGTGCGAATATCCAACGCACTCACGCACTCCCGCACTCCCGCACTCCCCCGCCCCGGAATCCCCCTTGCATCGGACCCCGCACCCGGTTGCGAGTGTACGACTTCGCACACAAACGCCCGATGCGGTCCGCGATCGACCC encodes:
- a CDS encoding RNA polymerase sigma factor RpoD/SigA → MSFSPAKKIAAESESLDQYLREISAYPLIDRDEEARLARRIRESDGEALEALVRSNLRFVVAVAKKYQNQGVSLADLINEGNIGLIRAARKFDETKGIKFISYAVWWIRQAILQALAEQSRIVRVPLSRAGAVHRIGRRSSAMTQELGREPTLQEIAVELEVPEDEISHALAMSQVYLSLDAPLVPGEDGQLLDYLSDQFSPGPDDDVYEHALKRTIEDALGTLSEREAKVLRLYFGLGDTEPMTLEQIGESFGITRERVRQIKEKALLRLRHQSRARFLETFLT